Proteins from a genomic interval of uncultured Methanocorpusculum sp.:
- the purH gene encoding bifunctional phosphoribosylaminoimidazolecarboxamide formyltransferase/IMP cyclohydrolase: MTLALLSVWDKTGILDLARALVAKNIGILSSGGTAKALREAGIPAKDVSDYTCFPEMMDGRVKTLHPKVHGGLLGRRGIDDGIMAAHGIEPIDILCVNLYPFEEMSKKNLPLEELIEFVDIGGPAMIRAASKNYKDVAVLTDPSDYPMAIEAIKTGGFTPEQKLRLATKAFTRTAAYDAAISNYLNGIDKEFPDAYTMQFGNGRKLRYGENPHQKAAVYGTSGIAGQVALQGKEMSYNNYLDVHAAVSLCRELPGFATVIVKHNNPCGVAIGKNQLESYIKARDVDPVSAYGSIVAMSTPVDTDIAKEICSTFVEVLIAPSFSDEAREMMKKKENMRLLILPPAEPADEIRTIDGGILVQRTPEYAEDWKVVSKRAPTPDEVEALKLAWKVVEYTKSNAIIYANKTETVGIGVGQMNRVDSAKLAIQKAAEFGRTMQGTVIASDAFLPFADTLEVAAAAGATALIQPGGSIRDDEVLAKADELGVAMVFTGVRHFRH, encoded by the coding sequence ATGACTCTTGCACTTCTGTCAGTCTGGGACAAGACCGGGATCCTTGATCTCGCCCGTGCCCTGGTTGCAAAAAACATTGGAATCCTAAGTTCAGGCGGAACGGCAAAGGCTCTGCGTGAAGCGGGCATTCCTGCAAAAGACGTTTCAGACTACACCTGTTTTCCCGAGATGATGGACGGGCGTGTAAAGACCCTCCACCCGAAGGTTCACGGCGGTCTTCTTGGCCGCAGAGGTATCGATGACGGTATCATGGCTGCTCACGGCATCGAACCGATCGACATCCTCTGTGTCAACTTATATCCGTTCGAGGAGATGTCAAAGAAAAATCTCCCTCTGGAGGAACTCATCGAGTTCGTCGATATAGGAGGCCCCGCAATGATCCGTGCAGCATCCAAGAACTACAAGGATGTTGCCGTTTTGACCGATCCTTCCGATTATCCAATGGCGATCGAAGCGATCAAAACCGGCGGCTTCACTCCGGAGCAGAAACTTCGTCTTGCGACCAAGGCATTCACCCGAACGGCCGCATATGATGCCGCGATCTCCAATTATCTCAACGGAATCGACAAGGAGTTCCCGGATGCCTATACCATGCAGTTTGGCAACGGCAGAAAACTCAGATACGGAGAAAACCCGCATCAGAAAGCCGCCGTCTACGGTACATCCGGCATCGCCGGTCAGGTCGCTCTTCAGGGCAAAGAAATGTCCTACAACAACTACCTTGATGTTCACGCCGCGGTCAGTCTCTGCAGAGAACTCCCGGGTTTTGCGACCGTAATCGTAAAACACAACAATCCGTGCGGTGTCGCTATTGGGAAAAACCAGCTCGAGTCGTATATCAAGGCACGGGATGTCGACCCGGTCTCAGCCTATGGTTCCATCGTTGCAATGAGCACGCCTGTCGATACCGATATCGCCAAGGAGATCTGTTCTACCTTCGTCGAGGTCCTGATCGCTCCGTCGTTCAGCGACGAGGCGCGTGAAATGATGAAGAAGAAGGAGAACATGCGTCTTCTGATTCTCCCGCCAGCAGAGCCTGCCGATGAGATCCGCACGATCGACGGTGGTATTCTCGTTCAGAGGACCCCTGAGTACGCCGAGGACTGGAAGGTCGTTTCCAAACGTGCTCCGACCCCTGATGAAGTCGAGGCACTCAAACTCGCCTGGAAGGTGGTTGAGTACACAAAGAGTAACGCCATCATCTACGCGAACAAAACCGAGACGGTCGGTATTGGTGTAGGTCAGATGAACCGTGTCGATTCGGCAAAGCTGGCCATCCAGAAAGCTGCCGAGTTCGGCAGAACGATGCAGGGAACCGTGATCGCCTCCGATGCGTTCCTGCCGTTTGCAGACACGCTGGAAGTGGCGGCTGCCGCAGGAGCGACGGCGCTTATCCAGCCGGGCGGCTCGATCCGTGACGATGAAGTGCTCGCAAAGGCCGATGAACTCGGCGTCGCGATGGTGTTCACCGGAGTCCGGCACTTCAGACATTAA
- a CDS encoding EF-Tu/IF-2/RF-3 family GTPase: MPNLTVAVLAPNGYARDLGKKGTSTDITFYNLKKGHDTVTFLEPTRYPDRLAPLFYAVSMAHEAIVVVSEITPMLAEWILMLDCAGVKNGTIVLKNYIQPNQIAPLTKGTVLESYKIMEEDFIGLSAELLERAANQPDIEPKEGAVGSVPIDHHFNVRGIGTVILGCVADGWIKKHDKMRVEPLGKTAQIRSVQKHDDDFAWAYAGDRVGCALKDIDAEELDRGFVLTTDPKVTNSTSVTGDARLVKYWPSEIKEQMVVSVGHWMQFLSARITKVENGSDWHAPKLTLEMETPLVYKPGDTAVINYLDGGKLRIVGTITLP, from the coding sequence ATGCCGAACTTAACCGTCGCCGTTCTGGCTCCTAACGGATATGCCCGTGATCTCGGGAAAAAAGGAACCAGTACTGATATCACCTTCTACAATCTGAAAAAAGGTCACGATACCGTTACATTTCTGGAGCCGACCAGATATCCGGACAGACTTGCTCCGCTGTTCTATGCAGTTTCTATGGCCCATGAGGCGATCGTCGTTGTCTCGGAGATCACGCCGATGCTTGCCGAGTGGATCCTGATGCTGGACTGCGCAGGTGTCAAAAACGGAACGATCGTTCTCAAAAATTATATCCAGCCCAATCAGATCGCGCCTTTGACCAAAGGAACGGTGCTTGAATCCTACAAGATCATGGAAGAGGATTTCATCGGACTTTCAGCCGAACTTCTTGAACGTGCGGCAAACCAGCCCGATATCGAGCCAAAGGAAGGGGCAGTCGGATCGGTCCCGATCGACCACCACTTCAACGTGCGGGGTATTGGAACCGTGATCCTTGGATGCGTTGCAGACGGATGGATCAAAAAACACGACAAGATGCGGGTCGAGCCGCTGGGCAAAACCGCACAGATCAGATCTGTCCAGAAGCATGACGATGACTTCGCCTGGGCGTATGCGGGCGACCGTGTCGGTTGTGCCTTAAAAGATATCGATGCAGAAGAGCTTGATCGGGGTTTCGTTCTTACGACCGACCCGAAAGTGACCAACTCCACGTCAGTCACCGGCGATGCCCGTCTGGTAAAATACTGGCCGTCAGAGATCAAAGAGCAGATGGTCGTATCCGTTGGACACTGGATGCAGTTCTTGTCTGCACGTATCACGAAAGTCGAGAACGGATCTGACTGGCATGCCCCGAAACTGACTCTGGAAATGGAGACGCCGCTTGTCTACAAACCCGGCGACACTGCAGTGATCAATTACCTGGACGGCGGCAAACTCCGGATCGTTGGAACAATCACACTGCCGTAA
- a CDS encoding 2,5-diamino-6-(ribosylamino)-4(3H)-pyrimidinone 5'-phosphate reductase, whose product MRPYVIINAAMSADGKLATRERKQTKISGHDDFLRVDRLRVDSDAVMVGIGTVLSDDPSLRLKSEEHAGMRKANGKDPHPMRVVIDSTAKMPADGDMFKKGLGRVVIFVSEKAPKEKCDALREKATVISAGRDTVDLEIVLDELSKLGVEKLMVEGGSTLLWSFMSSGLFDEIRIYIGALIIGGKDAPTFADGQGFTNPDDFTRLTLKDIERIDDGVLLTWIKKA is encoded by the coding sequence ATGCGGCCATATGTGATAATCAACGCAGCCATGAGCGCTGACGGAAAACTCGCCACCCGGGAAAGGAAACAGACCAAAATATCCGGTCATGATGACTTTTTGCGGGTGGACCGTCTTCGTGTCGATTCAGACGCGGTGATGGTGGGAATAGGCACCGTTCTTTCTGACGACCCCTCTCTTCGCCTCAAAAGCGAGGAGCATGCCGGGATGCGCAAAGCGAACGGAAAAGATCCGCATCCGATGCGGGTAGTTATCGACAGCACGGCAAAAATGCCCGCAGACGGCGACATGTTCAAAAAAGGACTGGGCCGCGTGGTTATTTTCGTCTCAGAAAAGGCTCCAAAGGAAAAATGCGACGCTCTAAGAGAAAAAGCGACCGTGATTTCTGCCGGCCGCGACACTGTCGATCTGGAAATAGTTTTGGATGAGCTTTCAAAACTCGGCGTCGAAAAACTCATGGTCGAAGGGGGATCGACCCTTTTGTGGTCCTTTATGAGCAGCGGTCTCTTCGATGAAATACGCATATACATCGGAGCGCTGATCATCGGCGGGAAAGATGCTCCGACCTTTGCCGACGGACAGGGGTTCACGAATCCCGACGATTTCACCCGTCTCACGCTCAAAGATATCGAGCGGATCGATGACGGTGTCCTGCTGACCTGGATAAAAAAAGCGTGA
- the uvrC gene encoding excinuclease ABC subunit UvrC has translation MPPFDLADIPHSPGCYLYKNSEGTIIYVGKAKDLRKRVSSYFQKKDHDPKTKKLVAAIRSVEYIITATDEEAYLLENTLIKHHQPKYNIDLKDAKSYAYIELTNEPYPRITIARNTRGNGQFFGPFVSAKERDYMLSVVKKTFRLRSCKNMPKNRPCLRYHIGNCTGPCGEHVTVVDYAKQCSYAADVLKGSTKEITAKLEEEMAEYSKDMEFEAALLCRDMITAVENLSSRQYVARKTDHDEDVIAYRVVDGTVYLMVFHVYKGTLGGRDEFIFDASDGFFEEFVARYYTENPAPKEIIVEEELDEALAAYLGNLAGHVVKITVPKQGAKKKLLELAGKNIETIHFGDEIKVMELQTALHLKTPPNVIECFDISHLSGTDTVASMVQFRAGRPDKRNYRRFKIKTVEGIDDFASMAEVVRRRYSRLIEEEKPLPDLIVIDGGKGQLSSAKRILDELDADIPLISLAKAEEEVFVSGVPFPLPFGKKTKANMYLQEIRDEAHRFAVTYNRLFRKKRLVK, from the coding sequence ATGCCCCCCTTCGATCTTGCCGACATACCCCATTCGCCGGGCTGCTATTTATACAAAAACAGCGAAGGGACAATTATCTACGTCGGAAAAGCAAAAGATCTCCGAAAACGCGTCTCATCCTATTTTCAGAAAAAGGATCATGATCCAAAAACCAAAAAACTGGTGGCGGCGATTCGTTCGGTCGAATATATTATCACTGCGACCGATGAAGAGGCATATCTTCTGGAAAATACGCTCATCAAACATCACCAACCGAAGTACAACATCGACCTCAAGGACGCAAAATCCTACGCATACATCGAACTCACCAATGAGCCGTATCCGCGTATCACCATTGCGAGAAACACCCGCGGGAACGGGCAGTTTTTCGGGCCGTTCGTCTCGGCAAAGGAGCGGGACTATATGCTCTCAGTCGTGAAGAAAACCTTCAGACTCAGGTCCTGTAAAAATATGCCGAAGAACAGACCCTGCCTTCGCTATCATATAGGAAACTGCACCGGGCCGTGCGGGGAACACGTCACCGTCGTTGATTACGCAAAACAGTGTTCCTACGCCGCAGACGTGCTGAAAGGGAGCACGAAGGAGATCACTGCCAAACTTGAAGAGGAGATGGCCGAGTATTCAAAGGACATGGAGTTCGAAGCGGCCCTTCTCTGCCGGGACATGATCACCGCGGTCGAAAATCTCTCTTCGCGTCAGTATGTGGCCCGAAAAACCGATCATGACGAGGATGTCATCGCCTACCGCGTTGTTGACGGAACGGTGTATCTGATGGTCTTCCATGTCTACAAAGGAACACTCGGCGGCAGGGACGAGTTTATTTTCGATGCCTCCGACGGCTTTTTCGAAGAGTTCGTCGCCCGATACTACACCGAAAACCCTGCTCCAAAAGAAATAATCGTCGAAGAGGAGCTGGACGAAGCGCTCGCCGCGTATCTTGGAAATCTCGCAGGACATGTGGTCAAAATCACCGTCCCGAAACAGGGAGCTAAGAAAAAACTGCTCGAACTAGCGGGAAAAAATATCGAGACGATCCACTTCGGCGACGAAATAAAAGTAATGGAACTCCAGACGGCCCTTCATCTCAAGACACCGCCAAACGTCATCGAGTGTTTCGATATCTCGCACCTTTCGGGAACGGACACGGTCGCTTCCATGGTCCAGTTTCGAGCCGGCAGACCGGATAAGAGAAACTACCGGCGGTTCAAAATTAAAACGGTCGAGGGAATAGACGACTTCGCTTCGATGGCCGAGGTCGTCCGCCGAAGATACAGCCGCCTGATCGAAGAGGAAAAACCTCTGCCCGATCTGATCGTGATCGACGGAGGGAAAGGGCAGCTCTCGTCAGCCAAGCGGATCCTTGACGAACTGGATGCCGACATCCCCCTGATCTCCCTTGCGAAAGCGGAAGAAGAAGTATTCGTATCAGGGGTTCCCTTCCCGCTGCCGTTCGGCAAAAAAACAAAGGCAAATATGTATCTTCAGGAGATACGGGACGAGGCCCACAGATTTGCAGTTACGTACAACAGGCTGTTTAGAAAAAAGCGGCTGGTAAAATAA
- a CDS encoding DUF2070 family protein, translated as MKREVKTESLTKYLFDAPKWGVSLGLIILLGLIADGVGFLFTGKIWWFGFAFSIPGVVALILTKPFVSATARQEFTWNRSSLLALASEVFMLLWMVTALFLGVGFAYVFGVGFILAIRLVVLAAVADYRFGRMYAPAAIQTFAGAVVGVWYFGPGFIIPVVVSIAVFSVGVIVFLLLFDLPMKRTSGVGAMHFVNAFLAHLTNGSNDMEEYFHHISEYVSVPETTFFFKRAGKPDVWFIIPNLHPGPMAEIGGSNFPKILHDVFADDAVVLVSHGCASHDLNLISNRETKSITKAIRESLDSVKYTGLASRPVRTSFGTVSILSQRFGDSLLMITTRSPEMTEDMDYSIGRIVMGESKGRYENIGFVDAHNCMTAVTNIIYPSTKTGNEFISGADEAMNNMLDAEMLPFSVGAAQVIPPFGRGEGFADMGIIAMVTEVAGIKTAYVLFDGNNVQIGVREILQNAVLGLGIDEVEILTTDSHVVNSVSGRNPIGDAVSPSEIIPYVSEAVLKAVEDLSPASGGATTNMCEEVEVFGPSRIVQLTSTVNAIVTNLLPLSTLLLTTAFLLIMVVCMIVL; from the coding sequence ATGAAACGCGAAGTAAAAACCGAGTCATTGACCAAATATCTCTTCGACGCTCCGAAATGGGGAGTATCTCTTGGATTGATAATCCTGCTCGGCCTAATCGCCGACGGGGTAGGGTTCCTCTTCACCGGCAAGATCTGGTGGTTCGGATTTGCCTTCTCGATCCCGGGCGTCGTTGCCCTGATTCTCACCAAACCATTCGTAAGTGCGACCGCCCGGCAGGAATTCACCTGGAACCGGTCCAGCCTTCTGGCACTCGCGTCTGAAGTGTTTATGCTTCTATGGATGGTCACCGCTCTGTTCCTTGGCGTAGGATTTGCCTATGTCTTTGGCGTCGGGTTCATCCTCGCGATCAGACTGGTGGTTCTCGCAGCAGTCGCCGACTACCGGTTCGGGCGGATGTATGCGCCGGCCGCCATCCAGACGTTTGCCGGAGCAGTCGTCGGTGTCTGGTACTTCGGCCCAGGATTCATCATTCCGGTCGTCGTTTCGATCGCGGTATTCTCGGTCGGAGTCATCGTATTTTTACTGCTGTTTGATCTGCCGATGAAAAGGACGAGCGGGGTCGGTGCAATGCACTTCGTCAATGCGTTCCTTGCCCATCTGACGAACGGATCGAACGACATGGAAGAGTATTTCCATCACATCAGCGAGTATGTCTCGGTCCCTGAAACGACGTTCTTCTTCAAGCGTGCAGGCAAACCCGATGTCTGGTTCATCATCCCGAACCTGCACCCGGGTCCGATGGCAGAGATCGGCGGCAGTAATTTCCCGAAGATCCTGCACGACGTGTTTGCCGACGATGCGGTCGTTCTCGTATCCCACGGATGCGCAAGTCATGATCTGAACCTGATCTCCAACCGGGAGACTAAAAGCATCACAAAAGCGATCCGCGAAAGTCTGGATTCGGTCAAATATACGGGACTTGCAAGCCGCCCGGTGAGAACGAGTTTTGGCACGGTCTCGATCCTCTCGCAGAGATTCGGTGACTCTCTTCTGATGATCACAACACGGTCTCCCGAGATGACGGAGGACATGGACTACTCGATCGGCCGGATCGTCATGGGAGAGAGTAAAGGGAGATACGAGAACATCGGATTCGTTGATGCCCACAACTGTATGACAGCGGTCACCAACATTATCTACCCCTCGACAAAAACCGGAAACGAGTTCATCTCCGGAGCGGACGAGGCGATGAACAATATGCTGGATGCCGAGATGCTGCCTTTCTCCGTTGGAGCCGCACAGGTCATCCCGCCTTTTGGACGAGGCGAAGGATTCGCCGACATGGGAATCATCGCGATGGTGACCGAGGTCGCCGGAATAAAAACGGCCTATGTCCTGTTTGACGGGAACAACGTGCAGATCGGTGTCAGAGAGATCCTGCAGAACGCGGTTCTCGGACTCGGGATTGATGAGGTCGAGATCCTGACCACCGATTCGCATGTGGTGAACTCGGTCTCCGGCAGAAACCCGATCGGCGATGCAGTCTCGCCAAGCGAAATCATCCCTTACGTCTCGGAAGCGGTCTTAAAAGCGGTCGAAGATCTCTCGCCTGCGTCTGGCGGCGCCACCACCAACATGTGCGAGGAGGTCGAGGTGTTTGGTCCGTCGAGGATCGTTCAGTTGACGTCGACGGTGAATGCCATCGTCACAAACCTGCTTCCCCTCTCAACACTACTGCTGACCACGGCATTTCTGCTGATCATGGTCGTCTGCATGATCGTGCTGTAA
- a CDS encoding diphthine--ammonia ligase produces the protein MSWVALTSGGKDSILAVQKAIDAGMQVTHLVTVVPENTESYMFHSANLKAVSVMAKRCGAEYVEIKSKGVKEQEVEDLEKGLVTLGVEGIIVGAIESEYQRSRVAAVCDRLGLKLFAPLWKMDPLTLMHEVVSRLDAVIVVCAADGLGDNVLGKKIDEKLIDVLLSVHKSRRIHLAGEGGEYESLVLNAPCFSEPIHCSELKFSYQGLRGEVMIDRFW, from the coding sequence ATGAGCTGGGTAGCACTGACTTCGGGAGGAAAGGACTCGATCCTTGCGGTACAAAAAGCGATCGACGCCGGCATGCAGGTCACGCATCTGGTCACGGTCGTACCGGAAAATACCGAGTCGTACATGTTCCACTCGGCAAATCTCAAGGCGGTCTCCGTAATGGCGAAACGCTGCGGGGCCGAGTATGTGGAAATCAAATCGAAAGGCGTGAAGGAACAGGAGGTCGAAGACCTCGAAAAGGGTCTTGTAACTCTCGGCGTCGAGGGGATCATTGTCGGGGCGATCGAGTCCGAGTATCAGAGGTCGAGAGTCGCCGCGGTCTGTGACCGGCTCGGCCTGAAACTTTTTGCTCCGCTCTGGAAAATGGATCCTCTCACCCTTATGCATGAGGTGGTTTCCCGTCTCGATGCCGTAATCGTCGTCTGCGCCGCTGACGGGCTCGGCGACAACGTGCTCGGGAAAAAGATCGATGAAAAACTGATCGACGTCCTGCTTTCCGTCCATAAATCCAGACGGATCCATCTCGCCGGAGAGGGCGGGGAGTATGAATCGCTCGTGCTGAATGCGCCCTGCTTTTCAGAGCCGATACACTGTTCTGAGCTGAAGTTCAGCTATCAAGGCCTTCGTGGCGAAGTCATGATCGACAGGTTCTGGTAA
- a CDS encoding carbohydrate kinase family protein, whose amino-acid sequence MKLPSDTISISGHLCVDYIITVDEYPPIGESRRVSERRIYFGGGAANIAADIARLGGQAELICAVGCDFPGSEYEKYLDELGVKTTVFKSEKNSSTAFMVNNAAGDQVTYFEWGAGEAFARSTPPKCEFVHMATGDAAFNINIAKKAEFASLDPGQDVKYYTADDLTTLLGEIDMLICNNYEIDIIKETLSCSEKDILDSVPFTIITHGKAGSSLYFDGKTEQIPAVFVEAKDPTGAGDAYRAGFFTAWKKGYDPVTCAKIGAVTSSFAVEMIGTQTNLPDWERMAKRYKTAFGKLEP is encoded by the coding sequence ATGAAGTTGCCGAGTGACACTATCTCGATTTCCGGTCATCTCTGCGTAGATTACATCATCACCGTAGACGAGTATCCGCCGATCGGCGAATCGCGGCGGGTCTCGGAACGCCGAATATACTTCGGTGGCGGGGCGGCAAACATCGCAGCCGACATCGCCAGACTCGGCGGTCAGGCCGAACTCATCTGTGCGGTCGGGTGTGATTTCCCGGGCAGCGAATATGAAAAATATCTGGACGAACTCGGCGTGAAAACGACGGTGTTCAAAAGTGAAAAAAACAGTTCGACTGCGTTCATGGTGAACAATGCCGCGGGAGATCAGGTGACCTACTTCGAGTGGGGTGCCGGCGAGGCGTTCGCCCGGTCAACCCCTCCGAAATGCGAGTTTGTCCATATGGCGACAGGAGACGCCGCCTTTAATATCAATATCGCAAAAAAGGCGGAGTTTGCCTCGCTCGATCCGGGCCAGGACGTAAAATACTATACCGCCGACGATCTTACGACCCTGCTTGGAGAGATCGACATGCTCATCTGCAACAATTATGAGATAGATATCATAAAAGAGACCCTTTCCTGCAGCGAAAAAGACATTCTCGACTCGGTACCGTTTACCATCATCACCCATGGAAAAGCAGGCAGCAGTCTCTACTTCGACGGAAAAACCGAACAGATACCTGCGGTTTTTGTCGAAGCAAAGGATCCGACCGGTGCGGGAGATGCATACCGGGCAGGATTTTTCACCGCATGGAAAAAGGGATATGACCCGGTCACCTGCGCAAAGATCGGGGCGGTCACCTCGTCGTTCGCTGTGGAAATGATCGGGACGCAAACCAACCTTCCCGACTGGGAACGGATGGCAAAGCGCTACAAAACCGCATTTGGTAAACTGGAGCCGTAA
- a CDS encoding DUF555 domain-containing protein, giving the protein MSDYRVTLEAGWTVKDVESVQDAIGIAVSEAGKRLHPSAKFVDVDVMNMPCPYCGKEINTALVIARTGLVGLLLSMKVFKAENSERAVHIAKSVIGRALRDVSLSTYSVELIEGDEVAE; this is encoded by the coding sequence ATGTCGGATTATCGAGTGACGCTGGAGGCAGGATGGACGGTTAAGGATGTTGAGTCCGTTCAGGATGCCATTGGTATAGCCGTGAGTGAAGCAGGAAAACGTCTTCACCCGTCAGCAAAATTTGTTGACGTGGACGTGATGAACATGCCCTGTCCATACTGCGGAAAAGAGATCAATACTGCTCTGGTGATCGCAAGAACGGGCCTCGTTGGCCTTCTTCTTTCCATGAAGGTCTTCAAAGCCGAAAACTCCGAGCGCGCAGTGCACATTGCCAAATCAGTGATTGGCAGAGCACTGCGTGACGTGTCTCTTTCGACCTATTCGGTAGAACTGATCGAAGGTGATGAAGTTGCCGAGTGA
- a CDS encoding putative zinc-binding protein: MPITLITCSGISNTGKLTTQAALALLQRRPGGYVWVRAQQGPETLADEMEDADEVIVLDGCTDCCAEKKLAEAGFRPDHHVVATEIGITKNGMADVQFAEIETVINSVLQIKR; the protein is encoded by the coding sequence GTGCCGATTACATTGATTACCTGTTCCGGGATTTCAAACACCGGCAAACTGACCACACAGGCCGCCCTCGCTCTCCTGCAGAGAAGACCCGGCGGTTATGTGTGGGTCCGTGCCCAGCAGGGCCCGGAAACGCTTGCCGATGAAATGGAAGATGCGGACGAAGTGATCGTGCTCGACGGATGCACGGACTGCTGTGCGGAAAAAAAGCTTGCCGAAGCCGGATTCAGGCCTGACCATCATGTGGTCGCAACCGAGATCGGGATCACGAAAAACGGCATGGCCGACGTGCAGTTCGCCGAGATCGAGACGGTCATAAACAGCGTTCTGCAGATAAAGCGCTGA